A single region of the Nakaseomyces glabratus chromosome D, complete sequence genome encodes:
- the YEH2 gene encoding sterol esterase (CAGL0D03256g~Ortholog(s) have sterol esterase activity, role in cell wall mannoprotein biosynthetic process, sterol metabolic process and integral component of membrane, plasma membrane localization) has product MTNYLVHILHEIVSDLMIGGFMAALFILALFHNLFSSHIFGNKDPRDVRKSSTKIYPERHKHNKSHGREKSHNRGMSTSSTTPLDIEVDEDNNIEYDNTITGSPEPSTLNEDSYEENRQFYLNNITENPFDSISEVEDSQLVPNLEYYYSQYNIEIETFRIETKDGYIIDLLHMKHNEPGMENIQRYPLLLLHGLLQSCGAYASTGRASLAYFFHQAGFDVWLGNNRCGLNPDWNKNKIDKPHWFNKWDWDIKDFVKYDIRALVEQVKSRTGFSKITLIGHSQGTTQSLLGLINGPELYDEPDKFTLIDSLDNFIALAPAIYPGPLLDEKMFVRFMAASIDSPWVFGQKSFIPFMMRMRKLMAGTKMFSFFSYIMFNYMFDWNDKLWDKKLRDRCFLFSPVYVSVKLMRWWLTPDRSITGFKNGAHKLFPDTKTWFPVLSDTSSSSSSLNLKNVPNHLNAPRETANDFPHIMLFAPKQDRLVDGERLINHFINYESRDIYKIWYIDEYSHLDVLWAKDVIERIGKPIVENMRIPSNETVHN; this is encoded by the coding sequence ATGACAAACTATTTGGTACATATTTTGCATGAGATCGTGTCTGATCTAATGATCGGAGGCTTTATGGCAGCACTGTTTATACTGGCGCTGTTCCACAATTTATTCTCCTCGCATATATTTGGTAATAAAGATCCGCGTGATGTAAGGAAGTCATCCACTAAGATATATCCAGAGAGACACAAACACAACAAGTCTCATGGCAGAGAGAAGTCTCACAATCGCGGGATGTCCACATCCTCAACCACACCTTTGGATATAGAGGTTGATGAGGACAATAACATAGAGTACGATAATACCATCACAGGGTCTCCAGAACCTTCTACGCTGAATGAAGATAGCTATGAAGAAAATAGGCAATTTTATTTAAACAATATCACCGAGAATCCCTTCGACAGTATATCAGAAGTTGAAGATTCACAGTTAGTACCGAATCTTGAGTATTACTACAGCCAATATAATATCGAGATCGAAACTTTTAGAATTGAGACAAAAGATGGATATATAATAGACCTTCTCCATATGAAACACAACGAGCCTGGTATGGAAAACATTCAAAGATACCCTCTTTTACTTTTACATGGATTGCTACAAAGCTGTGGAGCATACGCTTCAACAGGCAGAGCCTCTCTAGCTTACTTCTTTCATCAGGCCGGTTTTGATGTTTGGTTAGGTAACAACAGATGTGGCTTGAACCCAGATTGGAACAAAAATAAGATAGATAAACCCCATTGGTTCAATAAGTGGGATTGGGACATTAAAGATTTTGTGAAGTATGATATCAGAGCATTAGTGGAACAAGTTAAAAGCAGGACTggtttttcaaaaattacTTTAATAGGCCATTCTCAAGGAACAACACAAAGTTTGCTAGGCTTAATCAATGGTCCAGAACTTTATGATGAACCAGATAAATTCACACTAATTGATTCCCTAGATAACTTCATTGCCCTGGCACCAGCAATATATCCTGGCCCACTACTAGATGAAAAAATGTTTGTGAGATTTATGGCGGCTAGCATAGATAGCCCCTGGGTGTTTGGACAGAAATCTTTTATTCCTTTCATGATGAGAATGAGAAAGTTAATGGCTGGAACCAAGATGTTCTCTTTTTTCTCATACATCATGTTCAATTATATGTTTGATTGGAATGATAAACTATGGGACAAGAAACTAAGAGACCGCTGTTTCCTTTTCTCCCCAGTTTACGTGTCAGTCAAGCTAATGAGATGGTGGTTAACTCCGGACAGAAGTATTACTGGATTTAAAAATGGTGCACATAAGCTTTTCCCCGACACCAAAACATGGTTTCCTGTTCTATCTGATACCTCATCATCAAGCTCTTCCTTAAACCTAAAGAATGTCCCTAATCATTTAAATGCTCCTAGAGAGACTGCAAATGATTTCCCACATATCATGCTTTTTGCACCAAAACAAGATAGATTAGTGGATGGGGAAAGGTTAATCAACCACTTTATAAATTACGAATCGCGTGATATCTATAAGATCTGGTATATCGATGAGTATTCGCATTTAGATGTCCTATGGGCAAAAGATGTCATCGAGAGAATAGGGAAACCAATTGTTGAGAACATGAGAATACCATCTAATGAAACAGTGCACAACTGA
- the IRC25 gene encoding Irc25p (CAGL0D03278g~Ortholog(s) have role in chaperone-mediated protein complex assembly, nuclear-transcribed mRNA catabolic process, non-stop decay, proteasome assembly and intracellular localization) has protein sequence MQVRSIRRKLDAQIDAAEGEVAVKALHYSNSVVLQIRYNGEFDSTYEVNSVGLRPGSMTNGRPLALNTYASEDNSQNGGSGEIDEETEEPTDYLADYKVVVRLGNGDDPKMNIVCSQIAELYNQMQGGDELRGVNLVISLSRKLWKGEDSHSRDFAVLVFLLQCIKDMYV, from the coding sequence ATGCAGGTAAGGAGTATTAGAAGGAAGCTCGATGCTCAGATAGATGCGGCTGAAGGGGAAGTTGCAGTGAAGGCATTACACTATAGCAACAGTGTTGTTTTACAAATTCGATAtaacggtgagtttgatTCTACATATGAAGTCAATTCCGTTGGTCTAAGGCCTGGATCCATGACTAATGGTAGACCATTGGCGTTGAATACTTATGCTAGTGAAGATAATAGCCAAAACGGCGGCTCCGGTGAGATAGATGAAGAAACGGAAGAGCCTACTGACTACTTGGCAGACTATAAAGTAGTAGTACGATTGGGGAATGGTGACGATCCTAAGATGAATATTGTCTGTTCACAAATTGCGGAGCTTTATAATCAAATGCAAGGTGGAGATGAACTTAGAGGTGTGAATCTTGTCATTAGTCTAAGTAGAAAGCTTTGGAAAGGTGAGGACTCACACTCGAGGGATTTTGCTGTATTAGTTTTCCTGCTGCAATGTATAAAGGATATGTATGTATGA